The nucleotide sequence GGACGCTCCCTTTCCCCACACCATTTTTGCCTTTCCCCCAAACCGCGACACCCTTGGTGGAACCGCTTATCTTATTCTAGACGAGGTCAATGTCCTGGTTGATTGTCCGGCATGGAATGAAGCCAATCAGACCTTTATCCAGGAGCATGGGGGCATTCACTGGCTATTTCTGAGTCATCGGGGGGGAATTGGCAGGGTACGAGAGATCCAGCAGGCGTTTGGCTGTGAAGTGCTGATCCAGGAGCAGGAGGCGTATCTCCTACCAGAAGTTGCCGTAACCCGGTTTGAACAGCAATTTGAGTTAACTTCCTGCCTGAGAGCTATCTGGACTCCAGGGTACTCTCCTGGCTCGTCCTGTCTTTACTACAACCGCTTTGGAGGGGTGCTATTCTCTGGACGGCATTTGTTGCCCAATCCCCAGGGAGAGACTGGTCCAATTAAAATGCCAAAAACCTTTCACTGGCACCGGCAATGCTTGAGTGTGGCACGGCTGGCTCGTCAATTTACCCCGGACACCCTGCACTGGATCTGCCCGGGTGCCAATATTGGCTTTCTGCGGGGAAAATATGCTGTGGAACAGGCTTACCAGTGCCTGACCCAAATCCAGGGAGAACCCTTTTCCCAGGAATGAGGATTTTATAGCAGGGGACAGAAGGGGGGCTGAATAGCAGTCTGAATTGAAAGTCTTCAATTCAGACAACGCTCGATTCATACTCGAAATCAGCAACGTTAGGGGCAGGGGACAGGGTTCCTGGTTGCCAATTTGATGGCTACCGGCAAAGAGACTGGCTGACAGGGTCCCTCAACCAAAACTTTCCGTCATGTAGTATCCACCAGATTCACCGACCAGCAGGAATGTCCCCTCTGGATCACGACCCAGATCCCGGCTGCCAGCAATCCCCCGGTTCAGAATCTGGATCAGCCGTTTGGGGGTGAAGGACTCCAGTTCTACAAAGTTCCCGGCTTCTAACCAGATAATTTCACGGGCCGATAGAGCATAGCGGACTTCTGCTGGCATCTGTCGTGCAGCGGCGGCGGAGTCTGCCGACGTTTGAACAAACATACCGGGAACCGCCATCACCTGGCGGGGAGACAGTCCAACATCAATGATGGCAATGGTGCTGTCCGGGAACCATTGAGGACTTGATCGCAGATGATGCAACAGCTCCAGCCCTCGGGGGGAACAGTCATGCAGCGCATAAACCTGAAGTTCGGGATTGCGCCGCAGCATTTCCATCGCGGTACTAAAGATGCTCTGGGGATAGCCCGTAATGCTGAGAATGGCGCAGTTGTTTTCAAAGTGGAAATTGTTGGCAATCAACATTTGCGCAACCGGGGCACTGTCACAGACGACCAGGCGATCAAAACTGTAGGCGGTTGCATCCGAGTCAATCACTACTGGGGTCGATTCTTCCCGTGGCAGCGGCAGCATTTTTTCGATGGAGCCATTCACCTGTTGCCATTTCGTCACCCAACCTGGAAAATCTGACTGAATCACAAATGTTTGAGCAATTTCAGATTGCTTGAACTGTTGCAAAATGCCTAAGTAAATTGCCCCAATTCCCAGCGTCACTGCCGCTACAAAGGGCAGGAATAAATCAAACATCACCAGGCAAATAATGCCTACTATAAACAGGATCCCCCCCACAGCCTGGAGGCTTCTGACAGCCCGTTTGCGGCTCCGGTAGGTTCTCTGGGAAGATTCACTGATCCGGTAAAGAATCAGGATAAAGATCCCATTCACCAGTATTGGGACCAGCCAGAAGGGCCATACCGGTCCTCCCAGGACTGTGGACAAAATGCCCCCAATAAAACCAGTTGCCCAGATATTAAAAAAAATCAGCAAAAACAAAACGAACCCCACTGAGAGGGTTCCCCTGGTGCGCAGGCGATTTTCTAAGTAGTAAAGAAACTGTTTGCGGGTAAAAAAGAGGGTCCCATTGGCGGAAAGGTCGGCGATCGCCTTCGCAAACAGAGGGTCGGTCACTTTCCTGGTTCCCATGGTGGTTGGTTCAAACACAAAGGGATGCTGGCAATTTTTACAGCGCCCATTGTTGCCAGTTCGATCTTGCAGGGTGTTGTCTGTCCCGCATTGGATGCATTTCATGGCGGAAAGTAGGAGATAGGAGGTAGGAGCAGGTATCTCTATCTTCCATACTTTATCCTCCCTCTCTTCTCTTTCATCCTTCAGGGTGAAACCTATATACTTGTACCTTTCATACTTCAGCGGGGCTACCCGCTTATAGCAGGGGACAGGGGATGGGATACAGGGAAGAAAGGATGACCGGAGTGTTCCGGCTTAAACAGGTAACCCTTCAGCCTTTCTGGCTGTCAGTTCAACACCAACTATAGGGGAGATACGGAATGGCAAGGATTGATCAACTGTTGCCCTGGAAATCTAATGCCAGTGAGAGTTTTGTCGCCATCTTGTATGAGAGTGAGGTGGTTGGGTTTTGTAAAGCAGACGTGGCCAGCCAGATTATTGAAACCCTGAACGAAGATGAGAAACTGCGTAAAGCTCTACACCTGGCGTGTTATGACCTGGTTGCACGCGCAGGTGGCAGCACTTCCAGCATCAACGATCTGATGCAGCAATATATCACCAGAGCCTCCCGTCCCACCCGGGGAACGGGAGCGATCGCCCTGCTATTGAAAGAACGTCAGCGAGAGCTGGATCTGACCAATGAAGAATTTGCCAAATTCTGCGATACTTTCCGCCTGTCCCGTGAGGAACTGAAAAATATTTACGCTGGAGCAGAGATTGAAAATACCCAACTGGCTCCCCTGGCGCGCATCCTGGGCATGACTGTGGATGAGCTAATTGATGAATGGCAGGAGAGGAGTTGAGCCGTGAGGGATGACCAGACGTTTAAAGCCTGTGGCTCAAACTGGCGGCTCAGATGTTCATCCCTCGACTATTTCCTTTACTTGACTAAACACACTCCCCCAATAGACACTGTACAGGCGGGCGCGGCCTGCTGAGCCGTATCAAGATTGCCCGTTGTGGGATTGTAGGTATACTGTCCAGCTCGCATCAGACGATTGGGATTTGCGCAATAGACATAGGTCTGATTATTCTCTGGAAATGAAATCACCACTAGGCCTGTTCTGGCAGCAGGGCAGCCATCCAGAACCGTCAACCCATACTCCGTCTGGAGCAACTGCCGCCGACTATCTGGTTGAGTGGCAGTGGGAGGCTGAGGCGAAACAGGAGTACTGCTGAGGGGCAGGAGATCATCTGTAGTGGGGTTGTAGCGGTAGGCTCCAGCTTTGACAAACCGGGTGGGGGTGGCACAGTAGGTGTAATCTCTGCCATCCTGGGGGTCAGTCATGACAATTTGGGCAACAGAGGTGGCTGGCGTAGGGCAGCGTTCCAGAATATTTAATTGCAGGCGTTGAGCCAGCAACTCGCGGCGAGAGTCCACCAGGGTGATGCGGCGGGTACTGGCATCATAGGTATATACACCGGGTTCAATGTCTCGGGTGCAGCGTTCTTCATTTCCAATGACAATCCGTGCCACATTGGGAACCCCACAGCCAATGATCCTCAGTCGCAGGACATCGTTCATCACCTGGTCTGCCTGGGAAACCGGGGTCGGCGAGGTAGAATCACCGGAGCTACTCATTGCCAGGGTGTAGCGTCCACGCGTGTTGTTACCCCCCAGGACAAGAAGCCGGTAAGTTCCTGTCCTGGGAACTCGATAGGTGAGCAGATTTGAAGTTGCATTAAATCCCACCTGCCTGCCATTGGGGTCAAATAACACGAGCGTAGGTCGAAGAGTGCTACCGGGCTGGGGAGTGACGGAAATTTCAATAGTTTCCCCCCGTTGGGCGCTGAAGGTGTACTGTGTGCCGCGAGCCGTTTGAGCAGGTGCTCCACTGACTGATGGATTGGTGAAAGTGAAGGTGGGGGAGTTGTTTTGAATCCATCCCCTGACATTGGCGCCTGCTTGCAGAACATTTTGGGCATGGGAGAAACTGGCGATCGCCCCCACCAGCATTCCGGTTACGGCTACAGTTGCCACAAATCTATTCAAACTCTGACCTTTAATCATGGTGTCAACCCCCAGCAAGAACAAACTGCTTGTGGTAAGCAGGATAAAAAATTTTGTACCCGAGCACCATACCGGTAACGCCGACCCCTCACAAAAGGAACCGGCGTTAAAACCAACGGGTTACCGACAACCCAGTGTGCCCAGACTGGTTGACTGACTATCAAAACTCAAAGTTCCCAATGATCTCGCTGAGTCGGATCTCCCTGAGGCACCCTTGCCAGGGTATCTTCGGAACCTTCGGTCAGCCCCCGATCAATAGTCGGCATCTGATTGAGGGGCGCGGTTGTCGGAATCTCTGACGGCGTACCTGTTATGCTCTCTGGTAAAGGGCTGGTTGGGTTTGCCAGGGGATTTTGCTGAGGCTCGATACCATTTTGCTGAGGCTCGATACCACTGGCACCTGTCCCCGGAACCGAACTCCCTGTGGGTGAGAAGGGATTTTGCTGAGGTTCCCTGACAGGGTTGCTCAGGTCTGGAGATGGGCTGGTTGTCGGCGCGAGAACCGGGTCTTCTTGAAAACTGCTGAAGGGATTATAGTCTGGATCGAGCATTTGTTCAGACGTGGGCGCGGGCGAGATCGCCGGATTCTGTCCGGCTCCGGAAGCGTCTTCAGGGGTGGTAGAACCGGGAGCAAAGGGGGCGGGATCGGCCAGATCGGTTGAAGGAGGCTGAACAATCCGTTCTTCCTTTGCCTGGGTTGCCAGCAGTTCTGGAACCGTGACAAAGCGATAGCCCTGCTGCTTGAGTGCCGTGATGATCTGGGGTAAGGCTTTGACGGTTTCAGTGCGATCGCCCCCCCCATCGTGCATCAGTACAATTCCTCCGGGGTGTGCCCGTTGCAGCACATTGTCCACAATAATGGGCGCAGAGACATAGTAGTCATCAGACTCGGCTGACCACATGGTAACCACATGCTTCTGGGTTTTGGCATAGGGCACCATTGCCCCCTCAAGGTTGCCGCCCGGTGGACGAAACAGGTTGGTTCGCAGTCCGGTGGTTTCGTAGATTAACCGGGCTGTGTTGTTAATTTCTTCTGCTGCTGTGACCTCATTCACCGTTTCCATCGGGTGCCGCCAGGTGTGGTTGCCAACGGCATGACCCGCCGCAACTACTTTGCGGGCAATGTCTGGATTCTTCTGGAGTGCCTGACCCACCCAGAAGAAGGTGGCTTTGATATCATTTTCTTTCAAAATGTCCAATACCTGTTCAGTTGTATTCTGCCAGGGACCGTCATCAAACGTAAGGGCAATCACCTTTTCACCATCCGCTGGTTTTACCTGATAGACTGTTTGTCCAACAAACCTTTCGGCAACAATCTGCTGCACCAGGTCTTGCTGAATCTGCCTGGCAAGCACGACAAGACCGCTTTCCGGCGTGGAAGGGGCACCTGCGCGCAGTTGCCCTTTCTCTGAGGATGGATCGACAGGTTGCTCAATCGCGCTGGAAGCCGTGGCTGCCAGGGATTGTTCAGCGATGTGTTTACCCGCCGCATCCCAGTACATTAGCCAGTAGCAGAGGAAAAAGCTGGCAACTGCGAGACGGCTGACCGTCGTTGATCGCATGATCAGAAACCGAATCCAGGCAATTCCCCGATGGGAAAACTGCCTCAAAGGAGTGGGTTTCCCACGTCTGGGCTGACGCAGGGTTTCCCGGTTGGCCGGTGTCACAATCCGAATCGATTGTTTCCAGAGAATGTCCTGTTCGCCAGCGATACGGGCAATAATGCGAACATCTCGAATTTTTTCTGAATTGAGCGTCCAGAGGCGATAGCAGATAAACCGCACCAGATGTTTGCGCAAAGCAATGTAAAACTCCCGCCGCCTTGACTGCTTAAAGTCAACCAGGATATTCATTTGCCCTGAACGGCTTGGTGTTGCGCGGATATAGATGCCGTAGGGACCCAGCAAACTGTTAATCCAGAAGGCGATCGCACGGAAATTACCTTCCTGTGCCAGTTCAAGAATCGAGGGTCTGTATAACGCGAGTGAATTGGTCATTCTTTCCTCAAACACCAAATGATTCCAGCAACGAATCGCAAGATTGCCCAAAACGGCTCTGAACCCCTGTCTGGTAACCTTGCTATGCCCAGGTGATGCATATCGCATACAGGTTAGCTCAGGAATCCCAAAATGAAACAAAATTTTGAAGGCCGTCGAGGCGGGGTTGTTAGGGAGTAGAGCACGAGGATTTGATAACCTGAACTTTCATCACAGAGGCACGAAGGACACAGAGCAATTCCTCTGTGCTCTCTGTGTCTCTGTGGTAGAACACTAAGTTTCCCGGTTTTGCAATCCACGATTCTTAGTGCTCTTTGTGTCTTTGTGGTTCAAACCAGACCGGGTGGGTTATTTTCGACAACCGGGACTGGCGATTAAGATATAAACTCCCACCTCCGAACTTTAAACTCCCGGCGCTCCTCCTCTCGCCTTCTCCAATGCATCCAGTTCAAATCATTCTTGTCCCCCAGGGGGCAGAGTATCAGGCGGTCTGCCAGGGCTTAAAGCAGGTTTCTCACCCTCCAGTGGTATTGTCTTTGCCTGTGGGATCTGCTCCTGTGCGGCGGCGTTTAGAGCAACTCCAGCAAACGGGCTACTTTGCAAATCAGCCCAGGGTTTTGATGATGGGCCTATGTGGCAGTCTGGTTCCCCCCCTCCAGGCAGGCGACCCGGTGCTTTACCAGACTGTCCTTTCACGCTCCTCTTCCCTGCCCCCTCTCCCCTGCGATCGCGCCCTCACCAATACCCTCCACCAACGCCTGGGAGAACAGGTGCTTCTGGTCACAGCCCTCACCAGCGATCGCGTGATTTGTACGGTTGCCGAGAAGCGAGTGCTGTCCCAGGAGGCCAGTGTGGTTGATATGGAGGGCTACACAGCGCTGGAATTTTTCCATCAAACAGGCACCCCAATCGCCAGCCTGCGGGTGGTCAGCGACGATTGCCACCGGGACATTCCTGATCTCTCCGCTGCTTTCAATGCAGCCGGAAACCTGCAACCCGGAAAAGCAGCGATCTCGATGTTTCGCCAACCACTGGCGGCAGCTCATCTGATTCAAGGTTCTTTGCAGGGACTACAGGAGTTAAAGCGTTTGACCGCAATGTTACTGACTGAATCCCCCAATCCATAGGAGTGCCCAGCCCCCCAGTGCATTGGGGCAGAAGTTTTTCACCACAAAGGCACGAAGGGACACAAAGTGTCTTAGTACGTTTTGTGTCTTTGTGGTTCAAACTAAAACTGGCGGGTTATTTTCGGCAACCTGCACTGGTCTTTACCCCATCCGGTTCTCACTCCAGCAGGCTCCACCTCCGTTCTTCGCAAGGCAAGGTACACTGTTGGAACTGGATGCGATTCAATAGTTCGGGGATTTATGGCGACGTTTTTACTGGAAATTGGGACTGAGGAATTACCTGCCGATTTTGTTGATGGAGCGCTGGAGCAGTGGCGATCGCGCATTCCCCAGAGTCTTGCCGAACACTATCTAACCCCGGAAAGCATTGAGTTTTATGGCACTCCCCGTCGCCTTGCGGTCCTGATTTGGGGGCTGCCCCCAAATCAACCTGACCAGGAAGAGGAGGTGAAAGGTCCGCCTGCCCAGACCGCATTTAAGGATGGAAAACCGACGAAGGCCGCTCTGGGATTTGCCCAGAAGCAGGGGGTCGATCCGGAGTCCCTGGAAATTCGTGCCACTGAGAAAGGTGATTTTGTGTTTGCCCGAAAGATGATCGTAGGCAAACCCAGTGCCGAAATTCTGACTCACCAGGTGCCCGGGTGGATCACAGGACTGGAAGGTCGCCGGTTTATGCGCTGGGCGGATGGCGATCTGCGCTTTCCCCGTCCGATTCGCTGGCTGGTCACCCTCCTGGACAGCGAAGTCCTGCCGGTTGAACTGGTGAATGGTTCCCATGTGTGCCGCAGCGATCGCCTGACCCAGGGACACCGTGTCCTGCATCCGCAGCCTGTTGAAATTACCCATGCTGAAGAATATGTCCGGCTTCTGGACGCCGCTTTTGTGCAGGTTGATATAGAGAAACGGCGCAGCCTGATTGAACGTCAGGCTAAGGCTGCCGCCGCCAGGATCAACGGCGTGGCGGTCATCCACCCGGCACTGTTAGAAGAAGTGACCAACCTGGTGGAATACCCGACGGCAATCGTGGGGCAGTTTGATACTGAATTTCTGGAACTGCCTCCAGAGGTGATTATCACTGAGATGGAGAGTCACCAGCGTTACTTTCCGGTGCGAAAGCAGACGGAATCACTGGAACTCCTGCCCTACTTCATCGCGATTTCCAATGGCGATCCTGCCAGGTCAGCCATTATTACCAGAGGCAACGAACGTGTCCTGCGTGCTCGCCTGTCTGATGGCAAGTTTTTCTTTGACGCCGATCGCGCCCAACCCTTAGAAGGGTATCTCCCCAAGCTGGAAACCGTGACTTTTCAGGCTGATCTGGGTTCAGTCCGGGCTAAGGTAGACCGGATTGGCCGGGTTGCCAGGCAGATTGCCGACCAGCTTCAGATACCTGACCAAAAAGACATTCAACGGGCTGCCTTACTCTGCAAAGCCGATCTGGTGACCCAGATGGTAGGCGAGTTCCCTGAACTACAGGGAGTTATGGGTGAAAAGTATGCCCGAGCCAGCGGAGAGTCAGAAGCCGTGGCGATCGCCATTCTGGAACACTACCTGCCCAGGGGAGCCGGGGACGAGTTGCCCACAACGCTGGCTGGTCAGGTTGTTGGCATGGCTGACCGGCTGGATACCCTGGTCAGTATTTTTGGCTTAGGAATGTTACCCTCCGGCTCTTCCGATCCCTTTGCCCTCAGGCGGGCAGCCAATGCTATTGTCAACATCACCTGGGCGGCTAATCTTCCGTTGAACCTGTTGCATCTGCTGGATCAGGTCACGACTGATTTTGCTCAGGACTTTGCCGCCGTGATGAAACCTTCACTGACAGAATTGCAACAGCAAATCCAGGACTTTTTCCTGCAACGGATACGCACGCTGCTCCAGGAAGATCGGAAAGTAGACTATGATCTGGTCAATGCCGTTCTGGGAGAAAACGATCTGGAGTACACGGAACGGGCGCTGAAAGATTTGCTGGATGTGCGCGATCGCGCCCTCTTTTTGCAATCCATCCGCAAGGACAATACCCTGGAGACGATTTACGAAACGGTCAACCGCTCCTCCCGGCTGGCAACTCAGGGCGACCTGGACACGACTATGCTCGATCCCACATCCCTGGTTGACCCCAGTCTGTTTAAGCAACCGTCTGAACAGGCTTTTTATACGGCACTGATGGATCTGGTGCCCCAAACTGAGGCAGCCCGTGCAGACCGCAACTACCGAAAATTGGTCAGTGCCCTGGCCGCCGTGGCACCCATTGTGAGTCAGTTCTTTGATGGTCCCCAGAGTGTGCTGGTGATGGACCCTGACCCGCATATTCGACGTAACCGGCTAAACTTGCTGGGACTGTTGCGCAACCATGCACGGGTACTGGCAGATTTTGGGGCGATTGTCAAAAGCTGATCCACCCATAGTCGTCTTCCAAATGGCGACTGCATATATATGCAGGGACAAAAAAGAAGAGACACCAATACAGGTGTCTCTTCGGGGCAATCAACGTTGTCTGGTTGTCTCAACTTGGATGGGCAAATGCCGGATCCTGGGGGTTTTTGCTTACTATTCATCATCGGATGAATCGCCCATTCTCCGTGTGATCACGGTCGTAGAGGGGGGTGATTCTACAGGAGCGATCGCGTGACTGAAGTTTTACGGAAGCGTGATTTCACGGAGGGGCAGGCTGTGACCGGCATCACAGAAGTTATTCGCTACAAATTGAGATGACTTTCTGGTTTTGAGGGATACTGAATGCCAGTATCATCACTGCTGTTTATTAGTGCAGGATGGGCAGGGCATTGCTGAAAGAACGGATGACATTGACAGCATTTCAGGCAGCCAGACTTTAACCGGGCAATCCCTTCCATCCTTTCAGGCAGATTCCCGTTGAGACAGTTCTTAGAAATGACCGATGCGTAAATTATTGGGATTAATTGGATTGGCCGCGATCGCCGCCGGAGTGGTTGCCAGGTTTTCCTTTGCTACCTCAGCCAAAGCCCATCTGGAAATTTGTAACCAGAGCAACCAGGGTACAGTGCATGTCGCCGTTGCCTACCCATCTGGGAAAAATCATTGGCAGAGTGTGGGCTGGCTCAGTTTGCACCAGGGCGAGTGCAGTACGATGCTGGAAGGTAAGCTAGCCAACCGCTACTACTACTACTTCGCCAGAACAGATAACGCTTACTTCTGGAGAGGGGAACACAAATTTTGCGTGTCCAATCTGGAGTTTTCGTTTGCCGATGCAGATAAACAATGCCAGGGATCCAACTCCCGCTGGGAAAACTTCCGGGAACTGGATACCGGCAGCGCTACGACGAACTTCAGGCTCAACCTGGAGTAGGGGTCTGTCAAGAGTTATTGTGTGGGTTGAGAACCCCCAAATCATGAATAATAACTTCTTCCTGATCCCAGACTCACAACTATCCAGACTCGCAATTACTAAAGTTGATACCAATTTAAATGGGGTTCAGGGCAGATAGGGCATTCAGGATGAAGGAATATCCTGTGATCGAAGCAATAACTTCTGGAGTCAATTGAGCCAGGAGTTGATCGACCTTCGCTTGGAGTTGCTCTAGCGTTTTGAACGAAGCCCACTTCAAATCTGCCTTGAGGTATTCCCACAACCTTTCAATCGGATTTAACTCTGGGCAGTAAGCAGGTTGAAACAATAAAATCACATTCTCTGGCACCACTAAATCTTTACTGCTGTGAAAACGCCCGTTATCCACTTGTAGAA is from Leptothermofonsia sichuanensis E412 and encodes:
- a CDS encoding DUF1036 domain-containing protein — its product is MRKLLGLIGLAAIAAGVVARFSFATSAKAHLEICNQSNQGTVHVAVAYPSGKNHWQSVGWLSLHQGECSTMLEGKLANRYYYYFARTDNAYFWRGEHKFCVSNLEFSFADADKQCQGSNSRWENFRELDTGSATTNFRLNLE
- a CDS encoding phosphorylase family protein yields the protein MHPVQIILVPQGAEYQAVCQGLKQVSHPPVVLSLPVGSAPVRRRLEQLQQTGYFANQPRVLMMGLCGSLVPPLQAGDPVLYQTVLSRSSSLPPLPCDRALTNTLHQRLGEQVLLVTALTSDRVICTVAEKRVLSQEASVVDMEGYTALEFFHQTGTPIASLRVVSDDCHRDIPDLSAAFNAAGNLQPGKAAISMFRQPLAAAHLIQGSLQGLQELKRLTAMLLTESPNP
- the glyS gene encoding glycine--tRNA ligase subunit beta, giving the protein MATFLLEIGTEELPADFVDGALEQWRSRIPQSLAEHYLTPESIEFYGTPRRLAVLIWGLPPNQPDQEEEVKGPPAQTAFKDGKPTKAALGFAQKQGVDPESLEIRATEKGDFVFARKMIVGKPSAEILTHQVPGWITGLEGRRFMRWADGDLRFPRPIRWLVTLLDSEVLPVELVNGSHVCRSDRLTQGHRVLHPQPVEITHAEEYVRLLDAAFVQVDIEKRRSLIERQAKAAAARINGVAVIHPALLEEVTNLVEYPTAIVGQFDTEFLELPPEVIITEMESHQRYFPVRKQTESLELLPYFIAISNGDPARSAIITRGNERVLRARLSDGKFFFDADRAQPLEGYLPKLETVTFQADLGSVRAKVDRIGRVARQIADQLQIPDQKDIQRAALLCKADLVTQMVGEFPELQGVMGEKYARASGESEAVAIAILEHYLPRGAGDELPTTLAGQVVGMADRLDTLVSIFGLGMLPSGSSDPFALRRAANAIVNITWAANLPLNLLHLLDQVTTDFAQDFAAVMKPSLTELQQQIQDFFLQRIRTLLQEDRKVDYDLVNAVLGENDLEYTERALKDLLDVRDRALFLQSIRKDNTLETIYETVNRSSRLATQGDLDTTMLDPTSLVDPSLFKQPSEQAFYTALMDLVPQTEAARADRNYRKLVSALAAVAPIVSQFFDGPQSVLVMDPDPHIRRNRLNLLGLLRNHARVLADFGAIVKS
- a CDS encoding polysaccharide deacetylase family protein, which gives rise to MTNSLALYRPSILELAQEGNFRAIAFWINSLLGPYGIYIRATPSRSGQMNILVDFKQSRRREFYIALRKHLVRFICYRLWTLNSEKIRDVRIIARIAGEQDILWKQSIRIVTPANRETLRQPRRGKPTPLRQFSHRGIAWIRFLIMRSTTVSRLAVASFFLCYWLMYWDAAGKHIAEQSLAATASSAIEQPVDPSSEKGQLRAGAPSTPESGLVVLARQIQQDLVQQIVAERFVGQTVYQVKPADGEKVIALTFDDGPWQNTTEQVLDILKENDIKATFFWVGQALQKNPDIARKVVAAGHAVGNHTWRHPMETVNEVTAAEEINNTARLIYETTGLRTNLFRPPGGNLEGAMVPYAKTQKHVVTMWSAESDDYYVSAPIIVDNVLQRAHPGGIVLMHDGGGDRTETVKALPQIITALKQQGYRFVTVPELLATQAKEERIVQPPSTDLADPAPFAPGSTTPEDASGAGQNPAISPAPTSEQMLDPDYNPFSSFQEDPVLAPTTSPSPDLSNPVREPQQNPFSPTGSSVPGTGASGIEPQQNGIEPQQNPLANPTSPLPESITGTPSEIPTTAPLNQMPTIDRGLTEGSEDTLARVPQGDPTQRDHWEL
- a CDS encoding MBL fold metallo-hydrolase, whose protein sequence is MGHSQTLLKHPRTVLHHLDAPFPHTIFAFPPNRDTLGGTAYLILDEVNVLVDCPAWNEANQTFIQEHGGIHWLFLSHRGGIGRVREIQQAFGCEVLIQEQEAYLLPEVAVTRFEQQFELTSCLRAIWTPGYSPGSSCLYYNRFGGVLFSGRHLLPNPQGETGPIKMPKTFHWHRQCLSVARLARQFTPDTLHWICPGANIGFLRGKYAVEQAYQCLTQIQGEPFSQE
- a CDS encoding toprim domain-containing protein, with the protein product MKCIQCGTDNTLQDRTGNNGRCKNCQHPFVFEPTTMGTRKVTDPLFAKAIADLSANGTLFFTRKQFLYYLENRLRTRGTLSVGFVLFLLIFFNIWATGFIGGILSTVLGGPVWPFWLVPILVNGIFILILYRISESSQRTYRSRKRAVRSLQAVGGILFIVGIICLVMFDLFLPFVAAVTLGIGAIYLGILQQFKQSEIAQTFVIQSDFPGWVTKWQQVNGSIEKMLPLPREESTPVVIDSDATAYSFDRLVVCDSAPVAQMLIANNFHFENNCAILSITGYPQSIFSTAMEMLRRNPELQVYALHDCSPRGLELLHHLRSSPQWFPDSTIAIIDVGLSPRQVMAVPGMFVQTSADSAAAARQMPAEVRYALSAREIIWLEAGNFVELESFTPKRLIQILNRGIAGSRDLGRDPEGTFLLVGESGGYYMTESFG